Proteins encoded within one genomic window of Lysinibacillus sphaericus:
- a CDS encoding DNA cytosine methyltransferase: MNEWHWSLSDLKKVEKHNFKVFSCFSCGGGSTMGYKLAGFDVMGNVEIDPEMMTLYKNNHHPKFPFLMGVQQFKEIPNSALPDELFNLDILDGSPPCSVFSVAGKREAKWGDAYHFREGQAKQRLDDLFFDFIDVAEKLRPKVVVAENVKGMLIGQAKGFLTLIAKAFDEIGYTLQLFLLNSASMGVPQRRERVFFIAHRKELNFPKLSLPFNEKPILYKEIRSGRGKALNPQTVTYQRWLKRRPIDNNIGDITKRTEGKDRSFNTVFVKDNKVPYTIASNSQFIRYDEPFFISEMDIIRIQSFPYDYDFGSSNIQYVCGMSVPPIMMKKIAEQIYLQWFK, from the coding sequence ATGAACGAGTGGCATTGGTCATTAAGTGATTTGAAAAAGGTTGAGAAACATAATTTCAAAGTGTTTAGCTGCTTCTCCTGTGGAGGGGGTTCTACAATGGGATATAAGTTGGCCGGGTTTGATGTTATGGGCAATGTGGAAATTGACCCCGAAATGATGACCCTATACAAGAACAATCATCATCCAAAGTTCCCTTTTTTAATGGGCGTTCAACAATTTAAAGAAATCCCGAATAGTGCACTTCCTGACGAGTTGTTTAATCTAGATATTTTAGATGGCTCTCCACCTTGCAGTGTTTTTTCGGTTGCAGGTAAAAGAGAAGCAAAATGGGGAGATGCTTACCACTTTAGAGAAGGTCAAGCAAAGCAACGATTAGATGATTTATTTTTCGATTTTATTGATGTTGCCGAGAAGCTCCGACCTAAAGTTGTCGTTGCTGAGAATGTGAAGGGAATGCTAATTGGGCAGGCGAAGGGCTTTCTTACGCTTATTGCCAAAGCATTTGATGAGATTGGGTATACACTGCAATTATTCTTGTTAAATAGTGCATCTATGGGCGTACCCCAACGCAGGGAGAGAGTCTTTTTTATTGCTCATCGAAAAGAATTAAATTTCCCTAAGTTATCACTGCCATTTAATGAAAAGCCGATTTTATATAAAGAAATCAGATCTGGTAGAGGGAAAGCACTGAATCCTCAAACAGTCACGTATCAGCGGTGGTTGAAAAGGCGCCCTATCGATAACAATATTGGCGATATTACAAAGCGCACAGAAGGTAAAGATCGTTCATTCAATACTGTATTTGTCAAAGATAATAAAGTTCCATATACAATAGCGAGTAATTCACAGTTCATCAGATATGATGAGCCTTTTTTTATTAGTGAGATGGATATAATCAGAATACAAAGTTTTCCCTATGATTATGATTTTGGAAGTTCTAACATTCAATATGTATGTGGCATGAGTGTTCCGCCGATTATGATGAAAAAAATCGCTGAACAAATATACCTTCAATGGTTTAAATAA